One window from the genome of Pseudanabaena yagii GIHE-NHR1 encodes:
- the cobW gene encoding cobalamin biosynthesis protein CobW yields the protein MAAKIPVTVITGFLGSGKTTLIREQLQNNQGRRIAVLVNEFGEIGIDGDLLRSCRVCDEDGTEVTPNIVELTNGCLCCTVQEEFLPTMQELLKRRDRIDCILIETSGLALPKPLIQAFRWQEIRNGATVDGVIAVVDCEAVASGKLVGDLDVLNAQRQEDPNLDHETPIEELFEDQLACADLVLLTKTDLVDVEAQNKVHSWLKQELRDGVKVIACDEGKISSEILLGFNEAVEDNLDSRPSHHDHEEEHEHDDDINSINIVTDRAFEPTQLLTSLKQAIADQEIYRIKGFVNVPNKPMRMVLQGVGDRLETSYDRLWSSDEPRQTRLVFIGQGLERSQIEAALSL from the coding sequence ATGGCAGCGAAAATACCTGTAACTGTGATTACTGGTTTTTTGGGTAGTGGTAAAACTACCCTCATTCGAGAGCAGTTACAAAATAACCAAGGTCGGCGCATTGCTGTACTGGTGAATGAATTTGGCGAGATCGGCATAGATGGCGATTTGCTGCGTTCTTGTCGCGTTTGCGATGAAGATGGCACAGAGGTTACGCCCAATATTGTGGAATTGACCAATGGCTGTCTTTGCTGCACGGTGCAAGAGGAATTTTTGCCAACGATGCAGGAGTTGCTAAAAAGGCGCGATCGCATTGATTGCATTCTCATCGAAACCTCTGGCTTAGCATTGCCCAAACCCTTAATCCAAGCCTTCCGTTGGCAAGAAATTCGCAATGGGGCGACGGTTGACGGTGTGATTGCAGTAGTCGATTGTGAAGCAGTGGCTAGCGGCAAATTGGTAGGCGATTTGGACGTGCTCAATGCTCAGCGTCAAGAAGATCCCAATCTCGATCATGAAACTCCCATTGAAGAGCTATTTGAAGATCAGTTAGCCTGTGCGGATCTGGTTTTATTGACTAAAACGGATTTGGTGGATGTTGAAGCTCAAAACAAAGTCCATTCATGGCTTAAGCAGGAATTGCGCGATGGCGTTAAGGTGATTGCTTGCGATGAAGGCAAAATTAGCTCGGAGATTCTCTTAGGCTTTAATGAGGCGGTTGAGGATAATTTAGATTCGCGTCCAAGCCATCACGACCATGAAGAAGAACATGAGCATGATGATGATATTAATTCGATTAATATCGTGACCGATCGCGCCTTTGAGCCGACGCAGTTATTAACATCGCTAAAACAAGCGATCGCCGATCAAGAGATCTATCGGATTAAGGGCTTTGTCAATGTCCCGAACAAGCCAATGCGAATGGTGCTACAAGGCGTAGGCGATCGCCTCGAAACATCTTATGATCGCCTATGGTCTAGTGATGAACCTCGCCAAACTCGGTTGGTATTTATCGGTCAAGGTCTAGAGCGATCGCAAATTGAAGCGGCGCTAAGTTTATAA
- a CDS encoding HupE/UreJ family protein, translated as MNLSKIFASVQSKALAIAFAFSFLVFASPASAHHAMGGKTPSNFFEGFLSGLAHPVIGVDHLAFIVVVGLFAALKPQGIFIPLSFVLSAMLGTGIHLLGVSLPVVELIVSGSILLFGILLAAKNSPNLLVMVALSAVAGLFHGYAYGEAIFGAQTTALVAYLVGFTTIQLVISSAAFFVGQKVLQGDFSQVSPSLKSAGLVICGIGAAFFASNLSSLILPVPKG; from the coding sequence ATGAATTTGTCTAAAATTTTCGCTTCGGTTCAATCTAAAGCATTAGCGATCGCTTTTGCTTTTAGCTTTTTGGTATTTGCTAGCCCCGCATCGGCACACCACGCGATGGGGGGCAAAACACCAAGCAACTTTTTTGAAGGCTTCCTATCAGGCTTGGCGCACCCTGTGATTGGTGTCGATCACCTTGCTTTCATTGTGGTCGTTGGTTTGTTTGCCGCACTTAAGCCTCAAGGTATTTTTATTCCCCTATCCTTTGTTTTGTCGGCAATGCTCGGCACGGGAATACATTTGTTAGGTGTCTCGCTTCCAGTGGTTGAACTGATTGTTTCAGGCTCGATTTTGCTATTTGGAATTTTGTTGGCAGCTAAGAATAGCCCCAACCTATTAGTCATGGTTGCTCTGTCGGCAGTAGCTGGACTATTTCATGGTTATGCTTACGGTGAAGCAATTTTTGGCGCACAAACTACGGCTTTAGTGGCTTATTTAGTGGGCTTTACCACAATTCAGTTAGTGATTTCCAGTGCTGCTTTCTTTGTTGGGCAGAAAGTCCTCCAAGGTGATTTTTCTCAAGTATCGCCTAGCCTCAAGTCAGCAGGTTTAGTAATTTGCGGAATCGGTGCAGCATTTTTTGCATCAAATCTTTCTTCTTTGATTCTCCCAGTGCCTAAGGGTTAA
- the cbiE gene encoding precorrin-6y C5,15-methyltransferase (decarboxylating) subunit CbiE, which produces MTSEKWLKIIGIGEDGLGGLSPAARSLIDHAEILVGGDRHLAMLPEFPEDRRSRIVWASPIESTIQQIINLRGKSVCILASGDPLWFGIGTTLLKRIPIEEIAIIPSPSTFSLICARLGWSLNEVETLSLCGRPSSLLQSYIYPNAKLLILSSGKETPQIVANMLCDRHFSNSKITVLEHLNGTKERIISNVANQFQNFPEFADLNAIAVECIPNLEAKILSRMVGLPDDAFCHDGQLTKREVRAITLSTLAPNAGELLWDVGAGCGSIGIEWMRSHPRCQAIAIEKSRTHFIAENAIALGTPNLKIIEGKAPEVLQGLPTPDAIFIGGGATVPDLFETCWENLRSQGRLVANVVTLEGEQKLFQWQQEYGGTFTQISISRAEAISSFLGWKPMRPVTQWLVIKP; this is translated from the coding sequence ATGACCAGTGAAAAATGGCTAAAGATTATTGGTATCGGTGAGGATGGTTTAGGGGGACTAAGCCCAGCCGCCCGATCGCTAATTGATCATGCCGAGATATTAGTAGGTGGCGATCGCCATTTAGCGATGTTGCCAGAATTTCCAGAAGATCGGCGATCGCGCATAGTTTGGGCATCGCCGATTGAGTCAACCATTCAGCAAATCATTAATTTACGGGGTAAATCGGTATGTATTTTAGCCAGTGGCGATCCCCTTTGGTTTGGGATTGGAACAACTTTATTAAAGAGAATTCCCATTGAGGAAATAGCGATTATTCCCTCACCTTCTACTTTTAGTTTGATTTGTGCGCGATTAGGTTGGTCATTGAATGAAGTGGAAACCCTGAGCCTATGCGGTCGTCCATCTTCGCTTTTACAGTCCTATATCTATCCAAATGCTAAACTGCTAATCCTAAGTTCGGGAAAAGAAACACCGCAGATTGTGGCAAATATGCTCTGCGATCGCCATTTCAGTAATAGCAAAATTACAGTCTTAGAACATCTCAACGGCACGAAAGAACGCATTATTTCTAATGTCGCTAATCAATTTCAAAACTTTCCTGAATTTGCCGACCTCAATGCGATCGCTGTGGAATGTATTCCCAATCTTGAAGCAAAAATTCTATCGCGGATGGTAGGACTTCCCGATGATGCTTTTTGTCATGATGGACAGCTAACTAAACGCGAGGTCAGAGCAATTACCCTATCTACCCTTGCCCCCAATGCTGGCGAATTACTTTGGGATGTCGGGGCGGGTTGCGGTTCGATTGGCATTGAATGGATGCGAAGTCATCCCCGTTGTCAAGCAATCGCCATCGAAAAGTCCCGCACCCATTTCATCGCTGAAAATGCGATCGCTCTTGGTACGCCCAATCTCAAAATTATTGAGGGTAAAGCTCCCGAAGTTTTGCAGGGTTTACCCACACCTGACGCGATCTTTATCGGTGGTGGTGCAACTGTTCCTGATTTATTCGAGACTTGCTGGGAAAATTTGCGATCGCAGGGGCGCTTAGTTGCTAACGTTGTCACCCTTGAGGGGGAGCAGAAATTATTTCAATGGCAACAAGAATATGGTGGCACGTTTACGCAGATCTCGATCAGTCGTGCCGAAGCGATCAGTTCTTTTTTAGGTTGGAAACCAATGCGACCAGTCACTCAATGGCTAGTGATCAAGCCATAG
- a CDS encoding PstS family phosphate ABC transporter substrate-binding protein, with protein sequence MSKKNINRSVATFVAGVTLAATLASCSGSDTKPSTPSATSPAATTTTAAKEPAKEPAKAPSNLSGNITVDGSSTVAPISKAVAEDFAKSNPGVKVPVGTSGTGGGFKKFCSGDTDISNASRPIKKKEAEDCQKAGVEFIELPIAVDGLTVVVNKENTWAKCLTVAELKKMWEPDAEGKITSWDQIRPDFPKETIALFGAGADSGTFDYFTEAINGKSKVIRKDYQPSEDDNIIVKGVQGGKGAIGFFGVSYYEENAKKLNAVEVDGGKGCVSPTAENINSGKYAPLSRPLFIYVSKKAIARPEVKAFIEFYLNKDEKLVKEVGYVPLPGDALTKVKERFTKAAVGSTFMDAPAGVSVAELLAKDLK encoded by the coding sequence ATGTCCAAAAAGAATATCAATCGTAGTGTCGCAACTTTTGTAGCAGGCGTTACACTAGCCGCAACACTTGCATCCTGTAGCGGAAGCGACACCAAACCTAGTACTCCTAGTGCAACTAGCCCCGCAGCAACCACCACAACGGCGGCTAAGGAACCAGCTAAGGAACCAGCTAAAGCTCCTTCCAACCTATCTGGCAACATCACCGTTGATGGTTCTAGCACAGTTGCACCGATCAGCAAAGCAGTTGCCGAAGACTTTGCAAAATCAAATCCTGGTGTTAAAGTTCCTGTCGGTACAAGCGGTACTGGTGGCGGATTTAAGAAATTCTGTTCTGGAGATACCGACATTTCTAATGCATCTCGTCCAATTAAGAAGAAAGAAGCTGAAGATTGTCAAAAGGCTGGCGTAGAGTTTATCGAACTACCTATTGCTGTTGACGGATTGACTGTAGTTGTCAACAAAGAAAATACTTGGGCAAAGTGTTTGACAGTTGCCGAGCTTAAGAAGATGTGGGAACCTGACGCAGAAGGCAAGATCACCTCTTGGGATCAAATTCGTCCTGATTTCCCCAAAGAAACAATTGCCCTCTTTGGCGCTGGTGCTGACTCTGGAACCTTTGACTACTTTACCGAAGCTATTAATGGTAAGTCAAAAGTGATTCGTAAGGACTACCAGCCTAGTGAAGATGACAACATCATCGTTAAAGGTGTTCAAGGCGGCAAGGGTGCGATTGGATTCTTTGGAGTTTCTTACTATGAAGAAAACGCTAAGAAGCTAAATGCTGTTGAAGTTGATGGTGGTAAGGGTTGTGTATCTCCAACTGCTGAAAATATTAACTCTGGCAAATATGCTCCACTGTCTCGTCCACTGTTTATCTATGTCAGCAAGAAAGCGATCGCACGTCCTGAAGTTAAGGCTTTCATTGAGTTTTACTTGAACAAGGATGAAAAGCTCGTCAAGGAAGTAGGTTACGTTCCCCTTCCCGGTGATGCTCTAACCAAGGTAAAAGAGCGCTTCACCAAAGCTGCTGTAGGTTCAACCTTTATGGATGCTCCTGCTGGGGTTTCTGTAGCTGAATTGTTGGCTAAAGACTTGAAGTAG
- the pstC gene encoding phosphate ABC transporter permease subunit PstC, with the protein MSNSVNSPEPDSLDIYQRSDRNIRENAIGYALLFCAFISVLTTLAIVYVLASETISFFSKASITEFLFGKTLENGSYSCSWTPQFAEKSFCVWPTVNGTMMVALIAMIVATPLGLATAIYLSEYATPKLGKFLRPVIELLAGVPTVVYGYFALTFITPLLNKIIPGLQGFNALSAGLIMGVMIIPTIASISTDAMIAVPRSLREAAYGLGSTKKEVSTNVVLPAALSGICAAIILGISRAVGETMIVAIAAGQRPILTLDPRQTVGTMTAYIAQVAKGDSRVGSVEYEALFAVGMTLFLITLLLNIISKQISKRFQETYE; encoded by the coding sequence ATGTCAAATTCTGTGAATAGTCCTGAACCAGATTCATTAGATATCTATCAAAGATCCGATCGCAATATTCGTGAAAATGCAATTGGCTATGCATTGCTTTTTTGCGCTTTTATTTCTGTACTAACAACTCTAGCGATTGTTTATGTACTTGCCTCAGAAACCATCAGCTTTTTTAGTAAGGCAAGTATCACCGAATTTTTATTTGGTAAGACCCTAGAAAATGGGAGTTATAGCTGTAGCTGGACACCTCAATTTGCCGAAAAAAGTTTTTGTGTATGGCCGACTGTTAACGGCACAATGATGGTGGCGCTGATCGCCATGATTGTCGCAACCCCTCTAGGGCTGGCTACAGCCATTTACTTGTCGGAATACGCGACCCCCAAGTTAGGGAAATTTTTGCGCCCAGTGATTGAGCTACTTGCAGGTGTACCAACAGTAGTCTATGGCTACTTTGCCCTTACATTTATTACGCCACTGTTAAACAAAATTATTCCCGGACTTCAAGGTTTCAACGCTCTCAGTGCGGGTTTGATTATGGGGGTAATGATTATCCCGACAATCGCTTCAATTAGTACTGATGCAATGATCGCGGTTCCTAGATCCCTACGGGAAGCCGCCTATGGACTTGGATCAACTAAAAAGGAAGTATCGACAAATGTTGTGCTGCCTGCCGCCTTATCAGGTATTTGTGCGGCGATCATTCTGGGCATATCCCGTGCAGTTGGGGAAACGATGATTGTCGCGATCGCGGCAGGACAAAGACCGATCTTGACCCTCGATCCTAGGCAAACAGTTGGTACGATGACCGCATATATCGCTCAAGTTGCCAAGGGTGACTCACGAGTTGGGAGTGTGGAATACGAAGCCCTTTTTGCGGTTGGCATGACCCTATTTCTGATTACGCTCCTTCTAAATATTATCAGTAAGCAAATTAGCAAACGTTTCCAAGAAACCTATGAGTAA
- the pstA gene encoding phosphate ABC transporter permease PstA — translation MSNGSDILDTFDGQSGESKFDPKLESRQLWGKIFAGFCIFATLLGLLVLAVLIFNVVNDGSSRLNTELFQLYPSRRPSESGYRAAILGSIAMLSYVLLLVIPLGVCSAIYLEEYAKKNWFTELIELNIYNLAGIPSIIYGLLGLGLFVRGLYSGRAVLVTGILTITLLILPPVIVISREAIRAVPQSIRQASYGVGATKWQTIRHHVLPAALPGILTAVIISTSRGIGETAPIVVLGAGTVLFDPKASPINFGALFSGKIGDVFTDTLWSNDNFFSVLPYQIYEWVGDPKAEFQILASAGIVVLLVLVLGMNLIAIFLRSRAK, via the coding sequence ATGAGTAACGGTTCAGACATATTAGATACATTTGATGGACAATCAGGCGAATCGAAATTTGACCCAAAGTTAGAATCTAGACAGCTATGGGGCAAAATTTTTGCAGGATTTTGTATCTTTGCAACTTTACTTGGTTTACTTGTCCTCGCCGTATTAATCTTCAATGTAGTTAATGACGGTTCTAGTCGTCTCAATACGGAATTGTTTCAGCTATACCCATCGCGCCGACCTTCAGAGTCTGGGTATAGGGCTGCGATTTTGGGATCTATTGCGATGCTTTCCTATGTATTGCTCTTAGTAATTCCCCTTGGCGTTTGCTCAGCAATTTATTTAGAAGAGTATGCTAAGAAAAATTGGTTCACCGAGTTAATCGAGTTGAATATTTATAACTTAGCTGGTATTCCCTCAATTATCTATGGACTATTGGGATTAGGTCTATTTGTTCGTGGCTTGTATAGCGGTCGAGCAGTATTGGTTACAGGTATTCTAACGATTACCTTACTAATTTTACCGCCCGTAATCGTGATTTCCAGAGAGGCTATTAGGGCAGTGCCTCAATCAATACGGCAAGCTTCCTACGGAGTGGGCGCAACTAAGTGGCAGACGATTCGCCATCATGTTTTACCTGCGGCATTACCAGGCATTTTGACTGCGGTGATTATCTCTACTTCTAGAGGTATCGGTGAGACTGCACCGATTGTTGTTCTTGGTGCTGGTACGGTTCTATTCGATCCCAAAGCTTCCCCCATCAACTTTGGAGCTTTGTTCAGTGGTAAGATAGGAGATGTATTTACTGATACATTGTGGTCAAACGATAACTTCTTCTCAGTGCTGCCTTACCAAATCTATGAATGGGTGGGTGATCCTAAGGCAGAATTTCAGATACTAGCTTCGGCTGGGATTGTAGTGCTTTTGGTTTTGGTTTTAGGTATGAATTTGATCGCAATCTTTCTACGCAGTCGGGCAAAGTAA